In the Flavobacterium pallidum genome, one interval contains:
- a CDS encoding T9SS type B sorting domain-containing protein, protein MKHHYLQLIVLLFFYQLSFSQSDCVEAIVVCGNSGFSGLTVTGIGVQELNNGITCGSSENNTIWLRLDIATTGTLGFTLIPESDDITEDFDFFMFGPNATCNNLGTIQRCSTTNPLATQQANNHTGLNSTETDVSEGPGEDGNSFLSMLDVTAGDTYYLIVDRPVGISNFSIEWTGTAGFFDPPTFDLPTGVTSLDIKKCDVDGTNDDSTPFNLSANTPLITGNQSNVAVTYHITQNDALVGSNAIANTGNFINTQNPQTIYARIENNTTHCFNNSEFIISVNNIEFPVTESAICDNTNGDNDDGNGQAFFNLDQVTQDVFAGNDLNGYDIKYYRNQTDADNNQNPLPQSFYNTVPNMQTVIIKAIKGPCTSTAEIQLIVNPLPQKITGHFFQCDFEDHPDGITVFELQRADGLFTTPNPGITVQYFASMTDVQNNDPLPAFYTNTTNPQPVVVMQTNPQTGCISYSTLVLHGNTDEIQPDIILNACDIQGQENGFTTFDLNDSNIAPVNGQTLAYYNTSDEALLQENPISNTSAFPNPEAYLSFVYARINDGDLDCNIIRRIRLVVNTLPNIVVQSDGNDFVCSNKPDEFITIDAAVLDPFFGDYEYLWEYNGIPFHMNTYSVQVNHPGTYKVTVIKPTGCRKVRTVEVFPSVDATIESIDIQDITFETNTVTVNLTPGSIGNYAYSMDDEFGSFQESNFFDNVAPGIHTVYVKDENGCGTVSRLIAVLGIPQYFTPNGDGIHDFWRIDGVDVVFNKETNVLIFDRFGKFIKEIARHDTGGWDGTFLGQPLPSDDYWYVLNLEDGRIIKGHFALKR, encoded by the coding sequence ATGAAACATCATTACTTACAGCTGATCGTTTTATTATTCTTTTACCAGCTTTCTTTTTCACAAAGCGATTGCGTGGAAGCCATAGTAGTATGTGGAAATTCCGGTTTCAGCGGATTAACGGTGACGGGTATTGGCGTACAGGAGCTCAATAACGGCATTACCTGCGGCAGCAGCGAAAACAACACTATCTGGCTCAGGCTCGATATCGCTACCACCGGAACACTTGGCTTTACATTGATTCCGGAAAGCGATGACATTACTGAGGATTTTGATTTTTTTATGTTCGGGCCAAATGCGACCTGCAATAACCTGGGGACCATCCAAAGATGCTCCACTACCAATCCCCTGGCAACGCAGCAGGCAAACAACCATACCGGACTTAACAGCACCGAAACTGACGTGTCCGAAGGCCCCGGAGAAGATGGGAACAGTTTTTTAAGCATGCTCGACGTGACCGCAGGCGACACATATTACCTTATTGTGGACAGGCCTGTAGGTATCAGTAATTTTTCAATTGAATGGACGGGAACGGCTGGTTTTTTCGACCCGCCTACTTTTGATCTGCCCACGGGCGTTACTTCATTGGATATCAAAAAATGTGATGTCGATGGCACAAATGATGATTCCACGCCATTTAACCTGTCCGCGAACACGCCATTAATTACAGGAAATCAGTCGAACGTCGCTGTCACTTACCATATCACGCAAAACGATGCTTTGGTAGGCTCCAATGCCATTGCCAATACAGGTAATTTCATAAATACACAAAACCCGCAAACCATCTACGCACGTATTGAAAACAATACCACGCACTGTTTCAACAATTCTGAGTTTATCATTTCAGTAAATAATATTGAATTTCCGGTAACCGAATCTGCCATCTGCGATAATACAAACGGGGATAATGATGATGGCAACGGTCAGGCATTTTTTAATCTTGATCAGGTAACGCAGGACGTTTTCGCAGGAAATGACCTCAACGGCTATGATATCAAATATTACCGAAACCAGACTGACGCCGACAACAACCAAAATCCGTTGCCGCAATCTTTTTATAACACGGTGCCCAACATGCAGACAGTCATCATCAAAGCGATAAAAGGACCCTGCACCAGCACTGCTGAAATACAACTTATCGTAAATCCGCTGCCGCAGAAAATCACCGGGCACTTTTTTCAATGTGATTTTGAAGATCATCCTGACGGCATCACCGTTTTCGAATTGCAAAGGGCCGATGGTTTGTTCACCACTCCGAATCCCGGCATTACTGTGCAGTATTTTGCCAGTATGACTGACGTGCAAAATAATGATCCTTTGCCCGCTTTTTATACAAATACTACCAATCCCCAGCCTGTTGTCGTCATGCAAACCAATCCGCAAACGGGCTGTATATCCTATTCCACATTGGTACTCCATGGCAATACTGATGAGATCCAGCCAGACATCATATTAAACGCCTGCGACATTCAGGGGCAGGAAAACGGCTTTACGACATTCGACCTAAACGACAGTAATATTGCCCCGGTGAACGGGCAGACACTCGCTTATTACAATACTTCGGATGAAGCGCTGCTGCAGGAAAACCCGATCAGCAACACCAGCGCTTTTCCCAATCCGGAAGCTTACCTGTCCTTCGTGTACGCCAGGATCAATGACGGTGACCTGGATTGCAATATCATCAGACGCATTCGCCTGGTTGTCAATACACTGCCCAATATTGTGGTACAAAGCGACGGCAATGACTTTGTGTGTTCCAATAAACCTGATGAATTCATCACGATTGATGCCGCGGTACTGGACCCGTTTTTTGGCGATTATGAATATCTCTGGGAATATAATGGGATTCCGTTTCATATGAATACGTATTCCGTACAGGTCAATCATCCAGGGACTTACAAAGTGACTGTAATCAAGCCCACCGGATGCCGGAAGGTGCGTACCGTAGAGGTTTTTCCCTCGGTGGATGCGACAATTGAATCAATTGACATACAGGATATCACTTTCGAAACCAATACTGTTACCGTAAACCTGACTCCTGGCAGCATCGGGAATTATGCATACAGCATGGACGACGAATTCGGATCGTTCCAGGAGTCAAATTTCTTTGATAACGTCGCTCCGGGAATCCATACGGTATATGTAAAAGACGAAAACGGCTGTGGCACCGTTTCAAGGCTGATTGCCGTACTCGGGATTCCGCAGTACTTTACCCCGAATGGCGATGGAATTCATGATTTCTGGCGTATTGATGGCGTAGATGTGGTTTTCAATAAAGAAACCAATGTGTTGATATTCGACCGTTTCGGTAAATTCATCAAGGAAATTGCAAGGCATGACACAGGCGGATGGGATGGAACTTTCCTTGGCCAGCCCTTACCTTCAGACGATTACTGGTATGTCCTGAACCTGGAAGACGGACGCATTATCAAAGGCCATTTTGCCTTAAAAAGATAA
- a CDS encoding T9SS type B sorting domain-containing protein, which translates to MKKVLFFLCLLLAANCFSQFSKTHYIPPLSNSDAQEPQGQFMYISCPSLTPVNFRIIALGGEVVNGTVTRDNPYVFNIGAGFDTQLLVSSFSVNSVMQNKGYIVEAEDQVYVTVRMTTTPMNFQGGGLVSKGLAALGTQFRVGAFINTLIPSTNENHYTFASVLATDNNTEVTFTPPPANTGITLINHETFNNTPQTVTLNRGESFTIAVQGPNNANDDGLIGTLISSNKPIAVNCGSIAGTDGDASNLDLGFDQIVSAERTGSEYIFIKGNGLDVVERPLVVANEPNTEVFLNGDPTPTATLDAGQYLSLNGANYGPNGNLYIRTSHNVFAYQGMGGQISQANQNMCFLPPLSCETPRVIDNIPLINQIGSLNDFIGTVNIVTEIGATLSFIINGETYSFADLPPGITANGPFSVPGNTAYETYTFQGLQGNISVYSTKQVYLSYFGSSGAATYGGFYSGFTFKPEVAFKNLDTSMASNCIPNIELSVNVLTAFDEFQWYFNDVAINGATGRTYIPDAPGFYYVKAGISACNTELISDKIPVSSCAPDSDNDGINDNADVDLDNDGISNCVESDGNASLDLSPASTGQIQVGTYMNQYSFSAGPATGPQVPTPFNGSATGSFIMETVAGIGNTTSEQFNFTNPASIVLDYPATADVNDFLTPDGEYKLQVSTDKTITLLNPDDQLLVDTNYDGIFESGITQFSSFEVRFRLNGSLPLTAGSGTFSFRAKDVTSLIFTQKNLIDSGNTKATFGLSLPCLPKDTDGDGIADRSDSDSDNDGIPDSIEAVGNLTINAIITDENHNGMNDTIEPGLGQLDTDGDNVPDFYDLDSDNDGIYDVTESGSNATDANRDGVIDGNAFGINGLLDALETAPDSGILNFNIANTDSIDNIPDSLSADSDGDGCNDVIEAGLNDGDGDGRLGVAPVTVNPANGKVTSATGYSALPNNNYIIAAPIIINTQPINQTGCEAQQVTFTIDTNTVNGYKWQVGSNEAGFTDLVNNTQYSGVDTASLTVSMLTPSMSGNHYRVLLQKDGNSCGLVSALATLTVLARPVVAASITLVQCDDDLDNLSDFNLRQKESQISANAANETFAYFTTQNGAETNDVSEQITNETVYNNSNGNTVWVRITNNDGCYNVTRIDLIVSATQIPAGFSRSFSECDDFLDVLNDDHDGITGFNFSSVTADINAILGNGSNYTIKYYKNEADALQENDAAGNALAINDVSNYRNTGYPNQQFIWVRIDSNADNACFGLGPYITLTVEALPLFHAVPLQKECDRDVSDAIIDHDFQTAGLQDAILNGQADVSVAYFDQDNNPLPSPLPNPFRTATQNIRVVLTNDNGRHCTEEGTISFIVYARPVAHAVTVPAQCDDLPDDSDGIVAFDTTTIESDLLQGQTGFIIKYFDEDGTPLSSPLPPTFQSRTQNVRAVVENPLNPDCADATMIAFTVNPLPEILDDNEEIICSGIVNESVTLYAGLANGNPGSYAYEWARNGILIPNAIIDFLTVDEDGVYTTKIINKITGCSRTRTNTVEYSQTATITTVDIDDLSDVNSISINVTGVGNYQYSLDNPVGPFQDSAYFDNVTPGLHEVFVNDKNGCGMATKTVAVVGAPAFFTPNGDGYNDYWKIKGMNALYHKNSIVYIFDRYGKLLTEIPSGADMGWDGIYNGNPLPADDYWFLLKLDDGRTARGHFALKR; encoded by the coding sequence ATGAAAAAAGTGTTGTTTTTCTTGTGTCTGCTGCTGGCTGCAAACTGTTTTTCACAATTCAGTAAGACACATTACATACCACCACTTTCAAATTCTGATGCACAGGAACCCCAGGGGCAGTTCATGTATATTTCCTGCCCCAGCCTTACACCGGTAAATTTCCGGATCATCGCTTTGGGTGGTGAAGTGGTCAATGGCACCGTAACCCGTGACAATCCTTACGTATTCAATATCGGTGCCGGATTCGATACGCAACTTTTGGTGAGTTCGTTCAGCGTAAATTCGGTGATGCAGAACAAAGGGTATATCGTCGAGGCCGAGGACCAGGTCTATGTCACGGTCAGGATGACCACAACACCAATGAATTTTCAGGGTGGCGGATTGGTTTCAAAAGGACTGGCGGCGCTCGGCACGCAGTTTCGGGTAGGAGCTTTCATCAATACCCTGATCCCTTCAACCAATGAAAATCATTACACTTTTGCTTCCGTATTGGCGACAGACAATAACACGGAAGTCACTTTCACTCCTCCTCCCGCAAATACCGGAATTACCTTAATCAACCATGAAACCTTCAATAATACCCCGCAAACGGTAACTTTAAACCGCGGTGAAAGTTTTACCATCGCAGTGCAGGGCCCGAACAATGCCAACGACGACGGTTTGATCGGAACATTGATCAGTTCCAATAAACCCATCGCCGTAAACTGCGGTTCTATTGCCGGTACTGATGGAGATGCTTCGAACCTTGACCTCGGGTTTGACCAGATCGTTTCGGCAGAACGCACCGGAAGCGAATACATCTTCATCAAAGGAAATGGCCTAGATGTTGTGGAACGGCCGCTTGTCGTTGCAAACGAACCCAATACTGAGGTGTTCCTCAATGGTGATCCAACGCCAACTGCTACCCTCGATGCCGGACAATATCTCTCATTAAACGGTGCTAATTATGGCCCTAACGGCAATTTATATATACGCACATCACACAACGTTTTTGCTTATCAGGGAATGGGAGGCCAGATCAGCCAGGCCAACCAGAATATGTGTTTCCTGCCGCCACTGAGTTGTGAAACCCCAAGGGTGATTGATAATATCCCGTTAATCAATCAGATCGGCAGCCTCAATGACTTTATAGGTACGGTGAATATTGTGACGGAAATTGGCGCCACGCTGAGTTTCATCATCAATGGCGAAACATATTCATTCGCAGATTTGCCGCCGGGGATTACTGCAAACGGGCCTTTTAGTGTTCCTGGGAATACAGCTTATGAGACGTATACTTTCCAGGGACTTCAGGGTAACATCTCGGTCTATTCTACGAAACAGGTATATCTTTCCTATTTCGGGTCAAGCGGTGCCGCAACTTACGGTGGATTTTATTCAGGGTTCACGTTCAAGCCCGAAGTGGCTTTCAAGAACCTGGATACCAGCATGGCATCAAACTGCATCCCGAATATCGAACTGTCTGTCAATGTCCTCACTGCATTCGACGAATTTCAATGGTATTTTAACGATGTTGCCATTAATGGCGCTACGGGCAGGACTTATATTCCGGATGCTCCGGGATTTTATTACGTAAAAGCCGGGATTTCAGCTTGTAATACGGAACTGATTTCGGACAAAATCCCCGTAAGTTCCTGCGCACCGGACAGCGATAACGACGGCATCAATGACAATGCCGACGTAGACCTGGATAATGACGGAATTTCCAATTGTGTCGAATCTGACGGAAATGCCTCACTGGATTTATCGCCTGCCAGTACAGGGCAAATACAGGTCGGGACTTATATGAATCAATATTCCTTTTCCGCAGGCCCAGCTACCGGTCCCCAGGTACCAACACCTTTTAACGGAAGTGCCACAGGAAGTTTTATCATGGAAACCGTTGCCGGGATTGGAAACACCACATCGGAACAGTTCAATTTTACGAATCCGGCCAGCATAGTACTTGACTATCCGGCCACGGCAGATGTTAACGACTTCCTTACTCCGGATGGGGAATATAAACTCCAGGTATCAACCGATAAGACCATCACGCTGTTAAATCCTGATGACCAATTGCTGGTTGATACGAATTATGACGGGATTTTTGAAAGTGGCATCACACAATTTTCATCATTTGAAGTACGTTTCAGGCTTAATGGCAGTTTGCCACTCACCGCAGGAAGTGGTACTTTTTCATTCAGGGCAAAAGATGTAACGTCATTGATTTTTACCCAAAAGAACCTCATCGATTCCGGAAATACCAAAGCTACATTCGGCTTATCCCTGCCATGCCTTCCAAAAGACACTGATGGCGATGGCATTGCAGATAGGAGTGATTCCGATTCAGACAATGACGGTATCCCGGACAGCATTGAAGCTGTGGGCAATCTTACGATTAACGCTATTATTACCGATGAAAACCATAATGGAATGAACGACACTATCGAGCCCGGGCTTGGCCAACTCGATACCGACGGTGACAATGTACCCGATTTTTACGATCTCGACAGTGATAATGACGGAATTTATGATGTCACGGAATCTGGTTCAAATGCTACCGATGCCAATCGTGACGGCGTTATTGACGGCAATGCATTCGGGATAAATGGCTTATTGGATGCTTTGGAAACTGCGCCTGACAGTGGCATACTGAATTTCAATATTGCCAATACGGACAGCATTGACAATATCCCGGATTCTTTATCAGCAGACAGTGATGGGGATGGCTGTAATGATGTCATTGAAGCAGGGCTTAACGATGGCGATGGCGACGGAAGATTAGGAGTTGCGCCGGTTACCGTGAATCCGGCCAATGGCAAAGTCACTTCGGCAACGGGCTATTCGGCGTTGCCTAACAACAATTACATTATCGCTGCGCCAATCATTATTAACACCCAACCTATAAACCAGACTGGTTGTGAAGCCCAACAGGTTACTTTTACGATTGACACCAATACGGTCAACGGCTATAAATGGCAGGTCGGCTCAAATGAAGCAGGTTTTACGGATCTTGTAAACAATACCCAATATTCCGGCGTTGACACCGCTTCGCTGACGGTTTCCATGCTCACGCCATCCATGTCAGGCAACCATTATCGCGTGCTGCTCCAAAAGGACGGCAACAGTTGCGGCCTGGTTTCTGCATTGGCTACACTTACGGTATTGGCGAGGCCCGTCGTAGCAGCTTCAATAACTTTAGTCCAATGTGATGATGACCTGGACAATCTTTCGGATTTCAATCTCAGGCAAAAGGAAAGCCAGATTTCTGCCAATGCGGCAAATGAAACTTTTGCTTATTTCACCACCCAAAATGGTGCAGAGACCAATGATGTCAGCGAACAGATCACCAACGAGACCGTTTATAATAATAGTAACGGCAATACGGTTTGGGTGCGCATTACAAACAATGATGGCTGTTATAATGTGACACGCATTGACCTTATCGTATCAGCCACACAAATACCTGCCGGTTTTTCCAGGTCGTTTTCAGAATGTGACGATTTTTTAGATGTGTTAAATGATGACCACGATGGCATTACAGGATTTAACTTCAGTTCAGTTACGGCTGATATCAATGCTATTTTAGGCAACGGCAGCAATTATACCATCAAATATTACAAAAACGAGGCTGATGCCTTGCAGGAAAACGATGCTGCAGGAAATGCATTGGCCATCAATGATGTTTCCAATTACCGTAATACTGGCTATCCAAACCAGCAGTTCATCTGGGTGCGTATCGACAGTAATGCCGACAACGCCTGTTTCGGGCTTGGTCCCTATATCACACTGACTGTTGAGGCACTACCACTGTTTCATGCGGTGCCGTTACAAAAAGAATGTGACCGTGATGTGTCGGATGCTATTATTGATCACGATTTCCAGACGGCAGGACTGCAGGATGCGATATTGAACGGACAGGCAGATGTAAGTGTGGCCTATTTTGACCAGGACAACAATCCGTTACCGAGTCCATTACCGAATCCTTTCAGGACAGCAACCCAAAACATCAGGGTGGTGCTCACTAATGATAATGGCAGGCATTGTACTGAAGAAGGCACCATTTCTTTTATAGTCTATGCAAGGCCGGTAGCACATGCCGTGACTGTTCCTGCGCAATGTGATGACCTCCCGGACGACAGCGATGGGATTGTCGCGTTTGATACCACCACCATCGAATCGGATTTATTGCAGGGACAGACAGGATTCATCATAAAATATTTTGATGAAGATGGCACGCCGCTTTCAAGTCCGTTGCCGCCTACTTTCCAAAGCCGCACACAAAACGTGAGAGCTGTAGTGGAAAATCCGTTGAATCCTGATTGTGCAGATGCTACCATGATTGCCTTCACTGTAAATCCACTGCCTGAAATACTTGACGATAATGAGGAAATTATTTGCTCAGGCATTGTCAATGAAAGCGTCACACTGTACGCCGGGCTTGCAAACGGCAATCCGGGCAGTTACGCCTATGAATGGGCAAGAAATGGCATCCTTATCCCAAATGCCATTATCGACTTTCTTACTGTTGACGAGGATGGCGTATACACCACCAAAATTATCAATAAAATTACAGGCTGTTCCAGGACGAGGACCAATACGGTCGAATATTCTCAAACAGCAACCATCACTACGGTGGATATTGATGACCTTTCCGATGTGAATTCAATAAGCATTAATGTCACGGGGGTTGGAAATTATCAATACAGCCTTGACAATCCTGTAGGGCCGTTCCAGGACAGCGCTTATTTTGACAATGTGACACCGGGATTACATGAGGTTTTTGTCAATGATAAAAATGGTTGCGGAATGGCAACTAAAACCGTAGCCGTAGTAGGTGCACCAGCTTTCTTCACGCCGAACGGCGACGGTTATAATGATTACTGGAAAATAAAGGGAATGAATGCGCTTTACCATAAAAATTCCATCGTTTATATTTTTGACCGTTATGGTAAATTACTCACGGAAATCCCCTCGGGTGCTGATATGGGCTGGGACGGTATATACAATGGAAACCCGCTGCCCGCCGATGATTATTGGTTCCTGCTGAAACTCGATGACGGCCGCACGGCAAGAGGCCATTTTGCACTCAAACGATAA
- a CDS encoding T9SS type B sorting domain-containing protein — protein sequence MNDIRKALSLGLLIGFATTADAQYITTDDHYTAQQLVEDVLVNSPCANVENFTVNGDTFNPGETSYAFFNGNGSSFPFANGIVLSTARANRSPGPNNNLIDEGSPDWAGDTDLEQALNLTTPTKNATVLEFDFTPLSNHISFDYIFASEEYHGTATCQYSDGFAFLLRPADLSEPYTNLAVIPNTNTPVLVTNIHPQVGNGTSPGCPAMNESYFGGFNGPDAPINFNGQTAVMTAESAVTPNVKYHIKLVIADFKNIRYDSAIFLGGGSFRVQKDLGEDRTMANGNPLCADGSNTAILDATEPGNNTYQWFRNNIAIAGATNPQFQPLQDGDYSVEITLNATACKSTGEIKIEFAAPLDESTVGIFQCDENNDGMAIFNLNKASDRILDNNPNVSFINYYEDASGTNLITTPQSYTSGPKTVYIKIANQYGCPGTVPIDLQIANNTVPVPPPFKTCDDDTDGLYHFNLPAEVTPRITTGLPAGLDVNYYLNPQDAAMGQNELSNDYYNTEAFQQQIWAAITNGPDCYGLIPVNLTVNIFPTAGMEDMVDFMCNGVAIPLEAPAGFPSYSWNDTANSTTRKINVDQPGTYIVTVTDTNGCTATKTFVVTGSEKATIDSVDIQDFRGDENTVFINASGSGDYEYSLDGQHYFDNPMFTNVVSGEYTVYVNDKHECGITTKSIFVMDYPKFFTPNNDGVNDYWQIPFLRLYPSSEVIIFDRYGKVVYGFSGNGSGWDGTLNSKPLPSTDYWFSISITNRIIRGHFALKR from the coding sequence ATGAATGATATACGAAAAGCGCTTTCCCTCGGGCTCTTAATTGGCTTCGCAACTACTGCGGATGCACAATATATTACTACTGATGACCATTATACTGCACAGCAGCTTGTAGAAGATGTACTGGTCAATAGTCCCTGTGCCAATGTTGAAAATTTTACCGTTAACGGCGATACATTTAATCCGGGAGAGACCAGTTATGCCTTTTTCAACGGAAACGGCAGCAGTTTCCCTTTTGCAAACGGAATCGTATTGAGCACCGCGAGGGCTAACAGAAGCCCCGGTCCCAACAACAACCTTATTGATGAAGGTTCTCCGGACTGGGCTGGAGATACAGATCTCGAACAGGCTTTGAATCTGACCACACCTACGAAAAACGCTACCGTACTTGAATTCGACTTTACCCCGTTAAGCAACCACATCAGTTTTGATTACATCTTTGCGTCTGAAGAGTACCATGGCACAGCCACCTGTCAATACTCTGATGGATTTGCATTTCTTCTGAGGCCGGCGGATTTAAGTGAGCCTTATACGAATCTGGCTGTGATTCCCAATACGAACACACCAGTATTGGTCACAAACATACATCCACAGGTCGGGAACGGCACATCACCGGGTTGCCCTGCAATGAATGAAAGCTATTTTGGAGGATTCAACGGTCCGGATGCGCCTATCAACTTCAATGGACAGACAGCGGTAATGACTGCAGAGTCTGCTGTGACACCGAACGTGAAATACCATATCAAGCTGGTTATCGCCGATTTTAAAAACATCCGTTATGATTCGGCTATTTTTTTGGGTGGCGGTAGCTTCAGGGTGCAAAAAGACCTTGGCGAAGACCGCACTATGGCAAACGGGAATCCGCTTTGTGCAGATGGAAGCAACACGGCAATCCTGGATGCTACCGAGCCTGGAAACAACACATATCAGTGGTTTCGTAATAATATTGCCATTGCCGGAGCAACCAATCCGCAATTTCAGCCTCTTCAGGATGGAGACTACAGTGTAGAGATTACGCTGAATGCCACCGCCTGTAAATCTACAGGAGAAATAAAAATTGAATTTGCCGCACCGCTTGACGAAAGTACGGTCGGTATTTTCCAATGTGACGAAAACAATGATGGTATGGCTATTTTTAACCTGAACAAGGCAAGCGACCGTATTTTGGATAACAATCCGAATGTCAGTTTCATAAATTATTATGAAGATGCATCGGGTACGAATCTTATAACGACGCCGCAAAGTTATACTTCAGGGCCTAAAACGGTATATATCAAAATAGCAAACCAATATGGCTGTCCGGGAACCGTTCCAATCGACCTTCAGATTGCGAACAATACTGTGCCTGTACCGCCACCGTTTAAAACCTGTGATGACGACACTGACGGTTTATACCACTTTAACCTTCCAGCAGAAGTGACACCACGGATCACAACAGGGCTTCCTGCTGGCCTCGATGTAAACTATTACCTGAATCCGCAGGATGCTGCTATGGGCCAGAACGAACTTTCCAATGATTATTACAATACCGAGGCATTCCAGCAACAGATTTGGGCAGCCATCACGAATGGTCCCGACTGTTATGGGCTGATCCCTGTAAACCTCACCGTGAATATTTTCCCCACAGCAGGAATGGAAGATATGGTGGATTTTATGTGCAACGGAGTCGCTATACCGCTCGAAGCTCCGGCAGGATTTCCTTCTTATTCTTGGAACGATACGGCGAATTCCACTACAAGGAAAATCAATGTAGACCAGCCCGGCACTTACATCGTAACCGTTACCGATACGAATGGTTGTACAGCAACAAAAACATTTGTTGTAACAGGTTCAGAAAAAGCAACTATTGATTCAGTTGACATTCAGGATTTCAGGGGCGATGAGAATACCGTCTTTATCAATGCGAGTGGATCCGGCGATTATGAATACTCACTCGATGGACAACATTATTTTGATAATCCGATGTTTACCAATGTAGTATCTGGCGAATATACGGTTTATGTTAACGATAAGCATGAATGCGGAATCACTACAAAATCCATTTTCGTAATGGATTATCCGAAATTCTTCACGCCAAATAACGACGGCGTGAATGATTACTGGCAAATTCCTTTCCTGAGGCTTTACCCGTCATCGGAAGTCATCATTTTCGACCGTTATGGCAAAGTCGTTTATGGCTTCAGTGGCAATGGCAGCGGTTGGGACGGCACGCTCAACTCAAAACCCTTGCCTTCAACAGATTACTGGTTTTCAATTTCGATTACAAATCGTATTATCAGGGGGCATTTCGCCCTTAAAAGATAA
- a CDS encoding ABC transporter permease, producing the protein MKRLLSIELQKIWKSRSSRILTITYFVLLTSLALITTINFNFIGIDIRPAEIGIFNFPYIWHFNTYVAAVLKIFLAIVIVSMISNEYSYGTLKQNLIDGMTKKEFIISKFLTVLLFAVISTIYIFIVTLLLGYSYSSYDEPSIVFSEMDYLAAYLIKLTAFFSFCLFLGVLIKRSAFAIGFFVVWAIAEQIIINAFSIPKSVTLFLPLESMSNLIRQPFTRLEAYQQLEKLNGTAIVRDYGVHLSTMLIAIAWIVIFVLLSYKLLQKRDL; encoded by the coding sequence ATGAAAAGACTACTTTCTATAGAGCTCCAGAAAATCTGGAAAAGCCGCTCCAGCCGTATATTGACCATTACCTACTTCGTGCTGCTGACCTCATTGGCGTTGATTACGACAATCAATTTCAATTTTATCGGGATTGATATCCGCCCGGCCGAAATCGGGATTTTTAATTTCCCGTATATCTGGCATTTCAACACTTACGTTGCAGCCGTTTTAAAGATATTCCTGGCGATTGTGATCGTATCAATGATTTCCAATGAATACAGCTACGGAACCCTGAAACAAAACCTGATTGACGGGATGACCAAAAAGGAATTCATCATATCAAAATTCCTGACAGTACTTTTATTTGCAGTGATTTCGACGATATATATATTTATAGTGACGCTGCTGCTCGGCTATTCCTACTCTTCTTATGATGAGCCATCAATCGTATTTTCGGAAATGGATTACCTCGCGGCTTACCTTATCAAACTCACAGCTTTCTTTTCATTCTGTTTATTCCTGGGCGTGCTCATCAAGCGCTCTGCTTTTGCCATCGGATTTTTTGTGGTTTGGGCCATTGCTGAACAGATTATCATCAATGCCTTTTCAATCCCTAAAAGCGTGACATTGTTTTTACCGCTGGAATCCATGTCGAATCTTATCAGGCAACCGTTTACCAGGCTCGAAGCTTACCAGCAATTGGAGAAACTCAACGGCACAGCCATCGTGCGTGATTACGGCGTCCACTTAAGCACCATGCTCATTGCCATTGCGTGGATTGTGATCTTTGTATTATTATCATATAAATTACTACAAAAAAGAGATTTATAG